One segment of Nostoc flagelliforme CCNUN1 DNA contains the following:
- a CDS encoding cupin domain-containing protein encodes MTNSITTSPSLITQLQEQIEYPSAGVLSKVLLKDNSCQYTLFCLAANTDISEHTSTRNATINVIEGRGLLTLSGEDIVLKAGVFVFMPANSPHALKAEENLTFLLTLSEKVTEIN; translated from the coding sequence ATGACAAATTCAATCACAACTAGTCCATCTCTTATTACCCAACTACAAGAACAAATTGAATACCCCAGCGCGGGAGTTCTCAGCAAAGTACTGCTGAAAGATAACTCTTGTCAATACACTCTATTTTGTCTAGCAGCTAACACTGATATTTCGGAGCATACCTCGACTCGTAATGCCACTATCAACGTAATTGAAGGTAGAGGTTTACTTACTTTATCTGGAGAAGATATTGTACTTAAAGCTGGTGTTTTTGTCTTTATGCCTGCTAATTCACCTCATGCTTTAAAAGCTGAAGAAAACCTGACATTTCTGCTCACACTTTCTGAGAAAGTCACAGAGATTAATTAG
- a CDS encoding GNAT family N-acetyltransferase: MILETHRLLMRDFVEADWQAVFTYQSDPLYLRYNDWTHRTQKDVCEFVQMFIDQQKEQPRTKFQLAIILKAENQLIGNCGIRVNDLEMREANIGYELNTQYWGQGYATEAAQAILKFGFEELGMHRIWSCCVVQNVSSVRILEKIGMRREGHLREKELIKGRWYDNFIYAILDHEWKAK, translated from the coding sequence ATGATCTTAGAAACACACCGCTTGCTAATGCGTGACTTTGTAGAGGCAGACTGGCAAGCGGTTTTTACTTATCAATCTGATCCTTTGTATTTGCGTTACAACGATTGGACGCATCGCACACAAAAGGATGTTTGTGAGTTTGTCCAGATGTTTATTGATCAGCAAAAAGAGCAACCTAGAACAAAGTTTCAGTTAGCTATTATTCTGAAAGCAGAAAATCAGCTTATTGGTAATTGTGGTATACGTGTAAACGACCTGGAAATGCGGGAAGCAAATATCGGCTATGAATTAAACACTCAGTATTGGGGACAAGGTTATGCAACAGAAGCAGCACAAGCCATTTTAAAGTTCGGCTTTGAAGAACTAGGAATGCATCGTATTTGGTCTTGCTGTGTTGTACAGAATGTTTCTTCTGTAAGGATATTAGAAAAAATTGGTATGCGTCGTGAGGGTCATCTGCGAGAAAAAGAATTAATCAAAGGCAGATGGTACGACAATTTTATTTACGCTATCCTTGACCACGAGTGGAAAGCAAAGTAA
- a CDS encoding SAM-dependent methyltransferase: MTNTILNFQTATGHEILAAAGKKYLRPGGRIATEKLFQWANFQPGETVLELGSSFGYSAIALAKSYDVRVVGVEKNPDSVACARANICVAGLENQVEIIEGNIFNLEAISGKFDYVLAEAILTMQSPLGKAKILAEIHNRLKPGGKFLSHELLATDKEEQIHVDLARVIRVNSTPLSESNWITAFAKAGLQVEKCQTDSMNLLNLRRMFQDEGIFNTIRILWNILTQRNIRKRVLEIHQVFHKYQHELGYIILCAVA; this comes from the coding sequence ATGACCAACACTATCCTCAATTTCCAAACAGCTACCGGACATGAAATTTTAGCAGCAGCAGGTAAAAAATATCTTCGTCCTGGTGGACGAATAGCGACGGAGAAATTATTTCAGTGGGCAAACTTTCAGCCTGGAGAGACAGTTTTAGAGCTAGGTTCTAGCTTTGGATATAGTGCGATCGCTTTAGCAAAAAGCTACGATGTCAGAGTAGTAGGCGTTGAAAAAAATCCTGATAGTGTAGCTTGTGCGCGTGCTAATATCTGCGTTGCTGGGTTAGAAAATCAAGTCGAAATAATTGAAGGTAATATTTTCAACCTAGAGGCAATCTCAGGAAAGTTTGATTATGTATTGGCAGAAGCCATTCTCACAATGCAATCCCCATTGGGAAAAGCCAAGATTTTAGCTGAAATTCATAATCGGCTCAAACCGGGAGGTAAATTTCTCTCCCATGAACTCTTAGCCACTGACAAAGAAGAACAAATTCATGTTGACTTAGCACGAGTAATTCGAGTTAATTCTACACCACTTTCAGAATCTAACTGGATTACGGCTTTTGCAAAAGCAGGGTTGCAAGTAGAGAAATGCCAAACTGACTCAATGAATTTATTAAATTTAAGGCGGATGTTTCAAGATGAAGGTATTTTTAACACAATTCGGATTTTGTGGAATATATTGACACAAAGAAATATTCGCAAACGGGTTTTAGAAATCCACCAAGTTTTTCATAAATACCAACACGAATTAGGCTACATTATTTTGTGTGCTGTTGCCTAG
- a CDS encoding amidase, which yields MNEVDLAFTPALELAQLIRRREISPLELVEIYLERIGRLNPQLGSYFTVTAEQAIADAKAKTELLTTTSELPPFFGVPISIKDLNAVAGVTCTYGNPALLNNIPNYDDGIVTRIKQAGFTILGKTATSELGSFPYSEPMGFPPARNPWNLEYTPGGSSGGAAAAVAGGLCAIAQGSDGGGSIRGPAACCGLVGIKPSRGRVSKAPVGERLAGIAVNGPIARTVADAAALLDTISGYTTGDPYWLPDPEPSFLAATGTKLGALRIAFDTSISPLGEADANCQQAVRQTVELLEQLGHQVEQKSPDFSGLVEPFQIVWQAGIAASGLPVEAMQPVNRWLFARTGSVPEYLQAVSQMQIVARQIVAFFDTVDVLVLPVYLHSPIRVGEWASLSPEETFQNIIEWVAPCPPANATGQPAIAIPVGFDSNGLPMSVQLIGKPAAEATLISLAAQLEAANPWIHHRPAFAI from the coding sequence ATGAATGAAGTTGATTTAGCATTTACCCCAGCATTAGAGTTGGCGCAATTAATTCGTCGCCGGGAAATATCACCGCTGGAGTTAGTGGAAATATATTTAGAACGGATTGGGCGGTTGAATCCCCAATTAGGAAGCTATTTTACGGTGACGGCAGAACAGGCGATCGCAGATGCCAAAGCCAAAACAGAATTATTGACAACTACCTCAGAACTACCGCCATTTTTTGGTGTGCCGATTTCCATTAAAGACCTCAATGCTGTAGCAGGTGTTACCTGTACTTATGGAAATCCCGCATTACTGAACAATATCCCTAATTATGATGATGGAATTGTGACGCGGATTAAGCAAGCTGGGTTTACTATTCTCGGTAAAACAGCTACTTCAGAATTAGGTTCGTTTCCATACAGTGAACCTATGGGTTTTCCGCCAGCCAGAAATCCGTGGAATTTAGAATACACCCCTGGCGGTTCCAGTGGTGGAGCGGCGGCGGCGGTAGCAGGGGGATTGTGTGCGATCGCTCAAGGTTCAGATGGCGGTGGCTCAATTCGGGGGCCTGCGGCTTGTTGTGGTTTGGTGGGAATTAAGCCATCCAGGGGCAGGGTAAGTAAAGCACCCGTAGGCGAACGCCTCGCTGGAATTGCCGTCAACGGCCCGATCGCTCGGACTGTGGCTGATGCTGCTGCCCTTTTGGATACTATATCTGGCTATACAACAGGCGATCCTTACTGGTTGCCAGATCCCGAACCATCATTTCTCGCCGCTACTGGGACAAAACTTGGTGCTTTGCGAATCGCCTTTGACACTAGCATTTCTCCTTTGGGAGAAGCTGACGCTAACTGTCAGCAAGCTGTCCGCCAAACAGTTGAGTTATTAGAACAACTCGGCCACCAAGTTGAACAGAAATCTCCAGATTTTAGTGGTTTAGTTGAACCATTTCAAATCGTCTGGCAAGCTGGGATAGCTGCATCAGGACTTCCTGTTGAAGCCATGCAGCCAGTGAATCGCTGGTTATTTGCACGCACAGGTTCTGTTCCTGAGTACCTGCAAGCAGTTTCTCAAATGCAAATAGTGGCACGGCAAATTGTGGCGTTTTTCGATACCGTGGATGTGCTGGTATTGCCAGTTTATTTACATTCACCTATCCGCGTTGGGGAATGGGCTTCTCTAAGTCCAGAAGAGACATTCCAAAATATTATTGAGTGGGTTGCCCCTTGTCCGCCTGCGAATGCAACTGGACAACCTGCGATCGCAATTCCTGTAGGTTTTGATAGTAATGGTTTGCCCATGAGTGTGCAGCTAATTGGTAAACCTGCTGCTGAAGCTACACTGATCAGCCTAGCAGCACAATTAGAAGCAGCTAACCCTTGGATTCATCATCGTCCAGCCTTTGCAATATAG
- the map gene encoding type I methionyl aminopeptidase produces MNIFSNLLPQATQPGTSKKQRRGIEIKSPREIEIMRQSATIVATVLKEISELVKPGMTTADLDAYAEKRIREMGATPSFKGYHGFPGSICSSINNEAVHGIPSPKKVIRVGDVLKVDTGAYYQGFHGDSCISIAVGEVTEEAAKLIRVAEEALYKGIEQVKAGVYLLDLAGAIEDHVKSNGFSIVEEFTGHGVGRNLHEEPSVFNYRTREMPNVKLRAGMTLAIEPILNAGSRHTRTLSDRWTAVTVDNSLSAQFEHTVLVTETGYEILTDRSKL; encoded by the coding sequence ATGAACATTTTCAGTAACTTACTTCCTCAAGCAACTCAGCCTGGAACATCGAAAAAGCAACGCCGAGGAATTGAAATTAAATCGCCGCGTGAAATTGAAATCATGCGGCAATCAGCGACAATTGTGGCAACTGTTCTAAAAGAAATTTCCGAGCTAGTAAAGCCAGGAATGACCACGGCTGATTTGGATGCTTATGCAGAGAAACGTATCCGCGAAATGGGTGCAACACCGAGTTTTAAAGGATATCACGGATTTCCAGGTTCTATTTGCTCCAGCATTAACAATGAAGCAGTGCATGGCATTCCTAGTCCCAAGAAAGTAATTCGCGTGGGGGATGTATTAAAAGTAGATACGGGCGCTTATTACCAAGGCTTTCATGGTGATTCTTGCATTTCAATTGCTGTTGGTGAAGTGACGGAAGAAGCTGCTAAATTAATTCGCGTAGCAGAAGAAGCTTTATATAAGGGCATTGAGCAAGTTAAGGCTGGTGTATACCTGCTTGACTTAGCTGGAGCAATTGAAGATCATGTAAAATCTAACGGCTTTAGTATAGTCGAAGAATTCACTGGACACGGCGTCGGTCGTAACTTGCATGAAGAACCCTCAGTATTCAACTACCGTACCCGCGAGATGCCAAATGTTAAACTCCGGGCGGGGATGACGCTGGCAATTGAGCCAATTTTAAATGCGGGTTCTAGACACACCCGGACATTATCTGACCGTTGGACAGCAGTCACTGTGGATAATTCTTTGTCGGCTCAGTTTGAGCATACAGTTTTGGTAACAGAAACCGGTTATGAGATTTTGACTGACCGTTCTAAGCTGTAA
- a CDS encoding Crp/Fnr family transcriptional regulator: MQASLEQLSQIIVFAGLETPEKINLQPHTQVQLYRKGEIILHEGDVLPAKLYAVVSGAIQVTKTATTGKETILRALTAGEIFAAPALLGNGISPATVTAESDCEILTVERDALLKAIGQNPEIALRMLMVFNSRIQQLHETVHGLVSERAIVRLARLIKYFAAESGTESTSQGKCLKVKLSYYRMARSSGITYEECVRLIKSLKLVIAYSRGGTITILDADKLDAIASGDID, encoded by the coding sequence ATGCAGGCATCCCTAGAACAACTTTCACAAATAATTGTGTTTGCAGGTTTAGAAACACCAGAAAAGATAAATTTGCAACCTCATACTCAGGTGCAACTGTATCGCAAAGGTGAGATTATTCTGCATGAGGGTGATGTATTACCAGCAAAACTCTATGCTGTTGTTAGTGGAGCAATTCAAGTTACCAAAACAGCAACAACGGGGAAGGAAACGATTCTCCGCGCCCTAACTGCTGGAGAAATTTTTGCGGCTCCTGCTTTATTGGGAAATGGAATTTCTCCGGCAACAGTGACTGCTGAATCTGATTGTGAAATACTCACTGTAGAGCGAGATGCTTTATTAAAAGCTATTGGGCAAAATCCTGAAATTGCATTACGAATGCTAATGGTTTTTAACAGTCGGATTCAGCAATTACATGAGACAGTTCACGGCTTAGTTTCTGAAAGAGCTATTGTTCGCCTTGCCAGATTAATTAAATATTTTGCTGCTGAATCTGGAACTGAATCAACTTCACAAGGCAAGTGTTTAAAAGTCAAATTATCTTATTATCGCATGGCTCGGAGTAGTGGCATTACTTACGAAGAATGTGTGCGGTTAATTAAAAGTCTAAAGTTAGTAATTGCCTATAGTCGGGGAGGGACGATTACAATACTTGATGCGGATAAATTGGATGCGATCGCATCTGGAGATATAGATTAA